DNA from Algisphaera agarilytica:
GCCCGACCACTTCCGCAAGGTGGATGTGCGCGTCGGTTCGTTGCACCGCGGGTTTGTGTGGGAAGGTCTGTCGTTAGCCCCTGGCTCTGCCGGGGGGCGTGAGTTTAAGATTAATCGCCCCCCGGCAGAGCCGGGGGCTAAGGGGGATGGCGGCCATTACTTCGTCCCGCACCACGAGCTGTTCCACCGCTACGAGACCCGGCGGCGCGTCCGCCGCGTCATGTCCGCCGCGTCGGGCAGTGCCTCGGGCGGCGATGCGTTCCTCGACCTCGACGTCGGCGACTACGTCGTCCACATCGATCACGGCATCGCCAAGTTCACCGGCCTCAAAACCATGCGCCCCCGCAAGAACGCTAAGGGCGAGATGACCGGCGGCGGGGAATACCTCACCCTGCAGTTCGCCGACCAGGCGTTGCTGCACGTCCCGGCCGGGCAGATCGACCTGGTACAGAAATACGTCGGCGGGTTCCAGGGCCGACCGCCGCTGTCGGTGCTGGGCGGTAAGCGGTGGAAGAAGCAGAAGGAATCCGTCGCGGATGCGGTGAAAGACCTCGCCGCAGAATTGCTTCGTGTTCAGGCGGCACGCGAGACGCAGCCGGGCGTGCGGTACCCCGGCGACACGGCGTGGCAAAAAGAATTCGAGGCCGAGTTCCCTTACGACGAAACGGAAGACCAGCTCGCCGCGATCGCCGCGATCAAGTCGGACATGTCCGACGAGACGCCGATGGACCGGCTGATCTGCGGTGACGTGGGCTTCGGCAAGACCGAGGTCGCGATCCGGGGGGCGTTCAAGTGCGCCGAGTTCGGGAAGCAGGTCGCGGTGCTCGTGCCCACCACGGTGCTCGCCGAGCAACACGAACGCACGTTCCGCAGCCGGCTGGCCGACTACCCGTTCCGTGTGGAGTCGCTGTCACGGTTCAAGACCGCCAAGGAGCAGCGCAAGACCCTCGACGCCGTCGAGCGTGGCGAGGTCGATGTGCTCATCGGCACCCACCGCATCCTGTCGGAAGATGTCAAGTTCGCAGACCTCGGCATGGTCATCATCGACGAGGAGCAGCGCTTCGGCGTCGAGCACAAGAACAAGCTGCTCGGGCTGCGCATGACCGCCGAGATCCTCACGCTCACCGCGACGCCGATCCCGCGGACGCTGCACATGTCGATGGTGGGCTTGCGGGACATCAGCTCGCTGACGACTCCGCCGGTGGACCGCCGATCGATCGTCACGGAAGTCATCCCGTACAACGAGCACCGCATCAAGCAGGCGCTCACCCGAGAGCTGGCCCGCGAGGGGCAGGTCTATTTCGTGCACAACCGCGTGCACAACCTGCAGACCGTCGCCGACGACCTGCAACGCCTCGCGCCGGGCGCCCGCATCGTCATCGGCCACGGCCAGATGCCGCCCAAAGAACTTGAAAAGGCCATGCTGACCTTCATGCGGCGCGAGGCCGACATCCTCGTGAGCACGACGATCATCGAGTCGGGCATCGACAACCCGCACGCCAACACGATGTTCATCAACCAGGCGGACCACTTTGGGCTCGCCGAGTTGCACCAGCTGCGAGGACGAGTGGGTCGCTACAAGCACCGGGCGTACTGCTACATGCTGCTCCCCCCGGACCGCACGGTAAACGAGGTCGCCGCGAAACGGCTCAAAGCCATCGAGAACTACTCGATGCTCGGCGCGGGCTTCAAGATCGCGATGCGAGACCTGGAGATCCGCGGCGCGGGCAACCTCCTCGGCGCAGAACAGTCCGGCCACATCGCCGCGGTGGGCTACGAGATGTACTGCCTACTGCTGGAACAGGAAACCAAGAAACTCCGACACGAGCCGATTATCGAAGCCAGCAAATGCCACCTCGAGCTCCCGCCGCCCAAGCCCGGCAGCTCGATCCCCAAGCGCTACGTCCCCAGCGACAAGCACCGCATGGAGGCCTACCGCAGGCTCACCCGCGTCGACACCCTCGACCAGCTCGACAAGGTCGTCGAAGACCTCACCGACGCCTACGGCAAGCCCCCCGCCGCCGCGCAGAACTTCATCGACCTCATGGAGATCCGCGTCGCCGCCAGCACCCAGCGCATCGACAAGATCCAGCTCGAAAAACCCGACCTGATCTTCACCACGGCCAAAACCAAACAAGTCCTCGGCCTGTTCAAAGGCGCCCCCGGCCGAGCGACCGAGCTCGACAACAACCAGGTCTACTACCGCCCACCCGCGAATTACCTCGAAGACCCCGCCACGCTCATCGCGGTCTTACGTAAGCTGTTGGTGCGTCCGCTTCGCGATTCCGCATAACACCCTCGGCCGTTTCCGCAACCCACAACCCCATGGAAGCGACACACCACGACATCCTTTTCCGGCACGTAAGAACGTCGCGACGTGAGGCATTTCATTTAGTCACGGGCACCTTTTTGATTGGCAGCTTGTTACTAAGCCTCGGCTATTACCTGACCTCACCCGACGCCAAGCTATTTCGCCTGATCGCGCTGTGCGTCGTGTCACTGATTTGCCTGTATGTCTTTGCCTACGCCGTCTACCTCCTAAAGACCGGGGGCACTTTCACCGTCGAGCTAAGCAGCGATCGTCTAAGGGTCGACTCACCGGTCAATGACGGAATGCCGAGTATTGAGATTCCACTCGATACGATCAAGGGGGTGGAGTGTCATAACTTCCGATCCTCAGATTCAGATCCCAGGTACGTGCTTCGATATGGAGACGCAGGCGAGTACACCTTGTGGGCTAATTTTGGTATTAATCCTCGGAAACTAGCGAGGCTGATTGCCAATCAAACCGGCCACGACATCATCGACCTCAACAAGCCTTAAATTTCGCATCGGTGTTAGCGCACTTCCTTTAAACTCCACCGCCTCCGCCTTCCTGCCACTTCAGTTCCCCCGGATTCCCCATGAGTGACCAACCCGTTTCCGACCCGTCCTTCCGCTACGAGCCCGACTGGGACTCGATCCGCAGCCGCTACGAATGCCCCGACTGGTTCCGTGATGCGAAGTTCGGCATCTTTGTGTTCTGGGGCCCCGCCTGTG
Protein-coding regions in this window:
- the mfd gene encoding transcription-repair coupling factor, with translation MSVEATAWHDVVCGSAPVGALAEAVARGDSAAANGARGSVAALVAGGVARELGRTVLLVVAHLDEADDALDDLEGYAEAAGSPTGLVVERFGALEVLPGESSVNLELLAERLQVVQRVVEGRYASATNDAAGGAAPLANVIVAPIQALMQAVPEPDALGGLTLTLRAGEDMPPGRLLDWLDRAGYSRQDAIDQPGDFATRGGIIDIYPVAGKVLTETDQPGPVSPIRLDYFGDEIETIHRIDPDTMGSGEMLRSVGLVGGTEHQVQSDHGTANVLDLLPDDIVPVLHETLELNEQARGYFERLTKSDGITPPKDVFKKLTSIPHLELNAYSQSSNPLAKRIDLPVAALPSFHQDAKTAIRDLGDLAGTPGVGVTVLCGKPAERDRLVELLIEHVPDHFRKVDVRVGSLHRGFVWEGLSLAPGSAGGREFKINRPPAEPGAKGDGGHYFVPHHELFHRYETRRRVRRVMSAASGSASGGDAFLDLDVGDYVVHIDHGIAKFTGLKTMRPRKNAKGEMTGGGEYLTLQFADQALLHVPAGQIDLVQKYVGGFQGRPPLSVLGGKRWKKQKESVADAVKDLAAELLRVQAARETQPGVRYPGDTAWQKEFEAEFPYDETEDQLAAIAAIKSDMSDETPMDRLICGDVGFGKTEVAIRGAFKCAEFGKQVAVLVPTTVLAEQHERTFRSRLADYPFRVESLSRFKTAKEQRKTLDAVERGEVDVLIGTHRILSEDVKFADLGMVIIDEEQRFGVEHKNKLLGLRMTAEILTLTATPIPRTLHMSMVGLRDISSLTTPPVDRRSIVTEVIPYNEHRIKQALTRELAREGQVYFVHNRVHNLQTVADDLQRLAPGARIVIGHGQMPPKELEKAMLTFMRREADILVSTTIIESGIDNPHANTMFINQADHFGLAELHQLRGRVGRYKHRAYCYMLLPPDRTVNEVAAKRLKAIENYSMLGAGFKIAMRDLEIRGAGNLLGAEQSGHIAAVGYEMYCLLLEQETKKLRHEPIIEASKCHLELPPPKPGSSIPKRYVPSDKHRMEAYRRLTRVDTLDQLDKVVEDLTDAYGKPPAAAQNFIDLMEIRVAASTQRIDKIQLEKPDLIFTTAKTKQVLGLFKGAPGRATELDNNQVYYRPPANYLEDPATLIAVLRKLLVRPLRDSA